In a single window of the Elaeis guineensis isolate ETL-2024a chromosome 4, EG11, whole genome shotgun sequence genome:
- the LOC105043886 gene encoding cationic amino acid transporter 6, chloroplastic-like isoform X2: MYTPPRVSGTLGTIPRDSFLMEGIVHDSQSLLSCIKVRTPAHRSLNTIHPFSTPRMPFHHLSFSTILHSLSQTPHRLRRRALVTWTPDQELNQVRERSGADMKRKLEWYDLVALGVGGMLGAGVFVTTGRVAHEVTGPAVFVSYIIAGISALLSSLCYTEFSVETPVAGGAFSYLRITFAVARNFTEYLSSAFGSHNASSWRVEVSGLAKDYNQLDFPAVVLLLLLTLCLCHGTKESSMLNLVMTVFHVIFFGFIIVAGFCNGSPRNLVKPKGLLPFGARGILDGAAIVYFSYIGYDSVSTMAEEIRNPSKSLPIGIAGSVLIVSTLYCLLALALCFMIPYNEISVNASFSSAFQKKVGWKWASKTIGAGASLGIVASLLVAMLGQARYLCVIARARLVPLWFAKVHPSTGTPMNATIFLGLFTASIALFTELEIVLEMISIGTLLVFYLVANALVYRRYVKVGRNRPLPTLLFLLLLTSSSIGFSLSWKLNEGYWWEMALFGGASILVTAFFHHRVPCNHRPSEWSVPFMPWPAAASIFLNVFLMTALKAKAFVRFAVWSFVITLFYALYGVHSTYHAEEMEMERGIDQGNANPSSHDHQAAKLDVQVP; the protein is encoded by the exons ATGTATACTCCCCCCCGAGTTTCAGGGACACTAGGAACAATACCCCGTGATTCTTTTTTGATGGAAGGAATAGTCCATGATTCTCAAAGCCTTCTCTCATGTATAAAAGTAAGAACCCCTGCGCATAGAAGTCTGAACACCATCCATCCATTCTCCACTCCAAGAATGCCATTCCACCATCTTTCCTTCTCCACCATCCTCCACTCCCTCTCCCAAACGCCCCACAGGCTTAGGAGGAGAGCGTTGGTTACGTGGACCCCAGACCAGGAGCTCAACCAAGTGAGGGAAAGATCAGGGGcagacatgaagaggaagctggaGTGGTATGACCTTGTGGCACTCGGTGTGGGAGGGATGCTTGGTGCTGGAGTCTTCGTGACGACAGGCAGGGTCGCCCATGAGGTCACAGGCCCTGCCGTCTTTGTTTCATACATCATTGCAGGAATATCAGCACTCCTTTCTTCACTGTGTTACACTGAGTTCTCCGTCGAGACACCGGTCGCCGGTGGTGCTTTTAGTTATCTAAGGATAACATTCG CAGTGGCAAGAAACTTTACTGAGTATTTGAGCAGTGCCTTTGGTTCGCATAACGCGAGCTCATGGAGGGTTGAAGTGTCTGGCCTAGCCAAGGACTATAACCAACTGGATTTCCCTGctgttgttcttcttcttcttctcactcTATGCCTTTGTCATGG CACAAAGGAGAGCTCCATGTTGAACCTTGTGATGACTGTCTTTCATGTGATCTTCTTTGGATTTATTATTGTTGCTGGTTTCTGCAACGGGAGTCCAAGAAATTTGGTAAAGCCTAAAGGGCTGCTTCCCTTTGGTGCGAGAGGGATTCTTGATGGAGCAGCCATAGTATACTTCAGCTACATTGGCTATGATTCCGTGTCAACCATGGCAGAAGAGATTAGGAACCCCTCAAAAAGCCTTCCTATTGGCATTGCCGGCTCCGTGCTAATCGTCTCCACACTCTATTGTCTGTTGGCCTTGGCTTTGTGCTTCATGATTCCTTACAATGAG ATATCAGTGAACGCATCGTTTTCTTCGGCTTTCCAGAAGAAGGTGGGTTGGAAGTGGGCGAGCAAAACCATTGGAGCTGGGGCGAGCTTGGGTATCGTGGCGTCCCTCCTGGTTGCCATGCTAGGCCAGGCAAGATACCTGTGTGTCATTGCGAGAGCTCGGCTGGTGCCACTCTGGTTCGCCAAAGTGCACCCTTCTACCGGTACCCCAATGAATGCAACAATCTTCTTGG GACTCTTCACAGCATCAATTGCGCTGTTCACAGAACTTGAGATAGTGCTGGAAATGATATCAATTGGGACGCTGCTGGTCTTCTACTTGGTAGCCAATGCACTAGTCTATCGGCGCTATGTGAAAGTCGGCAGGAACCGCCCACTCCCCACTCTCCTTTTCCTGCTGCTCCTCACGTCAAGCTCCATTGGCTTCTCCTTATCATGGAAGCTCAATGAAGGATACTGGTGGGAGATGGCTTTGTTTGGTGGTGCCTCCATTCTTGTCACTGCTTTTTTTCATCATAGAGTCCCTTGCAATCACCGGCCGTCGGAGTGGTCGGTGCCATTCATGCCATGGCCGGCTGCAGCCTCCATCTTCCTCAATGTTTTTCTCATGACTGCTCTCAAAGCAAAGGCTTTCGTGAGATTTGCAGTGTGGAGTTTTGTGATCACATTGTTCTATGCGTTGTATGGGGTGCACTCCACATACCATGCGGAAGAAATGGAGATGGAGAGGGGAATAGATCAAGGAAATGCAAACCCATCTTCCCATGATCACCAAGCTGCCAAACTGGACGTACAGGTGCCTTAG
- the LOC105043886 gene encoding cationic amino acid transporter 6, chloroplastic-like isoform X3, with the protein MYTPPRVSGTLGTIPRDSFLMEGIVHDSQSLLSCIKVRTPAHRSLNTIHPFSTPRMPFHHLSFSTILHSLSQTPHRLRRRALVTWTPDQELNQVRERSGADMKRKLEWYDLVALGVGGMLGAGVFVTTGRVAHEVTGPAVFVSYIIAGISALLSSLCYTEFSVETPVAGGAFSYLRITFVARNFTEYLSSAFGSHNASSWRVEVSGLAKDYNQLDFPAVVLLLLLTLCLCHGTKESSMLNLVMTVFHVIFFGFIIVAGFCNGSPRNLVKPKGLLPFGARGILDGAAIVYFSYIGYDSVSTMAEEIRNPSKSLPIGIAGSVLIVSTLYCLLALALCFMIPYNEISVNASFSSAFQKKVGWKWASKTIGAGASLGIVASLLVAMLGQARYLCVIARARLVPLWFAKVHPSTGTPMNATIFLGLFTASIALFTELEIVLEMISIGTLLVFYLVANALVYRRYVKVGRNRPLPTLLFLLLLTSSSIGFSLSWKLNEGYWWEMALFGGASILVTAFFHHRVPCNHRPSEWSVPFMPWPAAASIFLNVFLMTALKAKAFVRFAVWSFVITLFYALYGVHSTYHAEEMEMERGIDQGNANPSSHDHQAAKLDVQVP; encoded by the exons ATGTATACTCCCCCCCGAGTTTCAGGGACACTAGGAACAATACCCCGTGATTCTTTTTTGATGGAAGGAATAGTCCATGATTCTCAAAGCCTTCTCTCATGTATAAAAGTAAGAACCCCTGCGCATAGAAGTCTGAACACCATCCATCCATTCTCCACTCCAAGAATGCCATTCCACCATCTTTCCTTCTCCACCATCCTCCACTCCCTCTCCCAAACGCCCCACAGGCTTAGGAGGAGAGCGTTGGTTACGTGGACCCCAGACCAGGAGCTCAACCAAGTGAGGGAAAGATCAGGGGcagacatgaagaggaagctggaGTGGTATGACCTTGTGGCACTCGGTGTGGGAGGGATGCTTGGTGCTGGAGTCTTCGTGACGACAGGCAGGGTCGCCCATGAGGTCACAGGCCCTGCCGTCTTTGTTTCATACATCATTGCAGGAATATCAGCACTCCTTTCTTCACTGTGTTACACTGAGTTCTCCGTCGAGACACCGGTCGCCGGTGGTGCTTTTAGTTATCTAAGGATAACATTCG TGGCAAGAAACTTTACTGAGTATTTGAGCAGTGCCTTTGGTTCGCATAACGCGAGCTCATGGAGGGTTGAAGTGTCTGGCCTAGCCAAGGACTATAACCAACTGGATTTCCCTGctgttgttcttcttcttcttctcactcTATGCCTTTGTCATGG CACAAAGGAGAGCTCCATGTTGAACCTTGTGATGACTGTCTTTCATGTGATCTTCTTTGGATTTATTATTGTTGCTGGTTTCTGCAACGGGAGTCCAAGAAATTTGGTAAAGCCTAAAGGGCTGCTTCCCTTTGGTGCGAGAGGGATTCTTGATGGAGCAGCCATAGTATACTTCAGCTACATTGGCTATGATTCCGTGTCAACCATGGCAGAAGAGATTAGGAACCCCTCAAAAAGCCTTCCTATTGGCATTGCCGGCTCCGTGCTAATCGTCTCCACACTCTATTGTCTGTTGGCCTTGGCTTTGTGCTTCATGATTCCTTACAATGAG ATATCAGTGAACGCATCGTTTTCTTCGGCTTTCCAGAAGAAGGTGGGTTGGAAGTGGGCGAGCAAAACCATTGGAGCTGGGGCGAGCTTGGGTATCGTGGCGTCCCTCCTGGTTGCCATGCTAGGCCAGGCAAGATACCTGTGTGTCATTGCGAGAGCTCGGCTGGTGCCACTCTGGTTCGCCAAAGTGCACCCTTCTACCGGTACCCCAATGAATGCAACAATCTTCTTGG GACTCTTCACAGCATCAATTGCGCTGTTCACAGAACTTGAGATAGTGCTGGAAATGATATCAATTGGGACGCTGCTGGTCTTCTACTTGGTAGCCAATGCACTAGTCTATCGGCGCTATGTGAAAGTCGGCAGGAACCGCCCACTCCCCACTCTCCTTTTCCTGCTGCTCCTCACGTCAAGCTCCATTGGCTTCTCCTTATCATGGAAGCTCAATGAAGGATACTGGTGGGAGATGGCTTTGTTTGGTGGTGCCTCCATTCTTGTCACTGCTTTTTTTCATCATAGAGTCCCTTGCAATCACCGGCCGTCGGAGTGGTCGGTGCCATTCATGCCATGGCCGGCTGCAGCCTCCATCTTCCTCAATGTTTTTCTCATGACTGCTCTCAAAGCAAAGGCTTTCGTGAGATTTGCAGTGTGGAGTTTTGTGATCACATTGTTCTATGCGTTGTATGGGGTGCACTCCACATACCATGCGGAAGAAATGGAGATGGAGAGGGGAATAGATCAAGGAAATGCAAACCCATCTTCCCATGATCACCAAGCTGCCAAACTGGACGTACAGGTGCCTTAG
- the LOC105043886 gene encoding cationic amino acid transporter 6, chloroplastic-like isoform X1 — MYTPPRVSGTLGTIPRDSFLMEGIVHDSQSLLSCIKVRTPAHRSLNTIHPFSTPRMPFHHLSFSTILHSLSQTPHRLRRRALVTWTPDQELNQVRERSGADMKRKLEWYDLVALGVGGMLGAGVFVTTGRVAHEVTGPAVFVSYIIAGISALLSSLCYTEFSVETPVAGGAFSYLRITFGEFVGYFGGANILMEYVLSNAAVARNFTEYLSSAFGSHNASSWRVEVSGLAKDYNQLDFPAVVLLLLLTLCLCHGTKESSMLNLVMTVFHVIFFGFIIVAGFCNGSPRNLVKPKGLLPFGARGILDGAAIVYFSYIGYDSVSTMAEEIRNPSKSLPIGIAGSVLIVSTLYCLLALALCFMIPYNEISVNASFSSAFQKKVGWKWASKTIGAGASLGIVASLLVAMLGQARYLCVIARARLVPLWFAKVHPSTGTPMNATIFLGLFTASIALFTELEIVLEMISIGTLLVFYLVANALVYRRYVKVGRNRPLPTLLFLLLLTSSSIGFSLSWKLNEGYWWEMALFGGASILVTAFFHHRVPCNHRPSEWSVPFMPWPAAASIFLNVFLMTALKAKAFVRFAVWSFVITLFYALYGVHSTYHAEEMEMERGIDQGNANPSSHDHQAAKLDVQVP, encoded by the exons ATGTATACTCCCCCCCGAGTTTCAGGGACACTAGGAACAATACCCCGTGATTCTTTTTTGATGGAAGGAATAGTCCATGATTCTCAAAGCCTTCTCTCATGTATAAAAGTAAGAACCCCTGCGCATAGAAGTCTGAACACCATCCATCCATTCTCCACTCCAAGAATGCCATTCCACCATCTTTCCTTCTCCACCATCCTCCACTCCCTCTCCCAAACGCCCCACAGGCTTAGGAGGAGAGCGTTGGTTACGTGGACCCCAGACCAGGAGCTCAACCAAGTGAGGGAAAGATCAGGGGcagacatgaagaggaagctggaGTGGTATGACCTTGTGGCACTCGGTGTGGGAGGGATGCTTGGTGCTGGAGTCTTCGTGACGACAGGCAGGGTCGCCCATGAGGTCACAGGCCCTGCCGTCTTTGTTTCATACATCATTGCAGGAATATCAGCACTCCTTTCTTCACTGTGTTACACTGAGTTCTCCGTCGAGACACCGGTCGCCGGTGGTGCTTTTAGTTATCTAAGGATAACATTCG GAGAGTTTGTGGGCTATTTTGGAGGGGCAAATATATTAATGGAGTATGTTCTATCAAACGCAGCAGTGGCAAGAAACTTTACTGAGTATTTGAGCAGTGCCTTTGGTTCGCATAACGCGAGCTCATGGAGGGTTGAAGTGTCTGGCCTAGCCAAGGACTATAACCAACTGGATTTCCCTGctgttgttcttcttcttcttctcactcTATGCCTTTGTCATGG CACAAAGGAGAGCTCCATGTTGAACCTTGTGATGACTGTCTTTCATGTGATCTTCTTTGGATTTATTATTGTTGCTGGTTTCTGCAACGGGAGTCCAAGAAATTTGGTAAAGCCTAAAGGGCTGCTTCCCTTTGGTGCGAGAGGGATTCTTGATGGAGCAGCCATAGTATACTTCAGCTACATTGGCTATGATTCCGTGTCAACCATGGCAGAAGAGATTAGGAACCCCTCAAAAAGCCTTCCTATTGGCATTGCCGGCTCCGTGCTAATCGTCTCCACACTCTATTGTCTGTTGGCCTTGGCTTTGTGCTTCATGATTCCTTACAATGAG ATATCAGTGAACGCATCGTTTTCTTCGGCTTTCCAGAAGAAGGTGGGTTGGAAGTGGGCGAGCAAAACCATTGGAGCTGGGGCGAGCTTGGGTATCGTGGCGTCCCTCCTGGTTGCCATGCTAGGCCAGGCAAGATACCTGTGTGTCATTGCGAGAGCTCGGCTGGTGCCACTCTGGTTCGCCAAAGTGCACCCTTCTACCGGTACCCCAATGAATGCAACAATCTTCTTGG GACTCTTCACAGCATCAATTGCGCTGTTCACAGAACTTGAGATAGTGCTGGAAATGATATCAATTGGGACGCTGCTGGTCTTCTACTTGGTAGCCAATGCACTAGTCTATCGGCGCTATGTGAAAGTCGGCAGGAACCGCCCACTCCCCACTCTCCTTTTCCTGCTGCTCCTCACGTCAAGCTCCATTGGCTTCTCCTTATCATGGAAGCTCAATGAAGGATACTGGTGGGAGATGGCTTTGTTTGGTGGTGCCTCCATTCTTGTCACTGCTTTTTTTCATCATAGAGTCCCTTGCAATCACCGGCCGTCGGAGTGGTCGGTGCCATTCATGCCATGGCCGGCTGCAGCCTCCATCTTCCTCAATGTTTTTCTCATGACTGCTCTCAAAGCAAAGGCTTTCGTGAGATTTGCAGTGTGGAGTTTTGTGATCACATTGTTCTATGCGTTGTATGGGGTGCACTCCACATACCATGCGGAAGAAATGGAGATGGAGAGGGGAATAGATCAAGGAAATGCAAACCCATCTTCCCATGATCACCAAGCTGCCAAACTGGACGTACAGGTGCCTTAG